Proteins co-encoded in one Bacillus infantis NRRL B-14911 genomic window:
- a CDS encoding LapA family protein: MKVQWALIFGILFALIVAVFAVINVDPVTVNYVFGESEWPLILVILGSVLMGGLIVGLVGVFRVFALQRKVRSLEKENAALKAGADKESAEAAADSDEDYLKRDIH, translated from the coding sequence GTGAAAGTTCAGTGGGCCTTGATATTCGGGATTCTATTTGCACTTATTGTCGCGGTATTTGCTGTTATTAATGTGGATCCTGTTACAGTCAACTATGTTTTTGGGGAAAGTGAATGGCCGCTTATACTGGTCATCCTCGGTTCAGTGCTGATGGGCGGCCTCATCGTCGGGCTAGTAGGTGTATTCAGGGTATTTGCCCTTCAGCGGAAGGTCAGATCCCTTGAGAAAGAGAACGCCGCTCTTAAAGCTGGCGCCGATAAGGAAAGCGCCGAAGCTGCAGCAGACAGTGACGAAGATTATTTAAAAAGGGATATTCATTAG